The genomic interval GGTGGGCAAGTAGACTGGACGCTGCCAAGTGACTTTAACTGGGCTTCCCTTCAACCTATATATCCCACACATGATTTGATCTTTAATGATTTAGTCGGCGTAGGGGACACAAATGGGAATGGCCTGAGTTGGGACACGAGAACTACTGTACCTGGACTGGGGGGGCTGACTACTGTTGtcggggggagggagcaAGTCCAACAgccaccgcagcagcagcagcagggggtTCAAGGTCAGGGACAGCAAGGGGGGGTGAACTGGCAGCAGTTTGAGGGTGATTTTGGGAATGATAGCGTTTGGAGTTTGCTGAATCAGTTTGGGCCGATGTAGGTTGCGTGTATCGGGTGTTGACTGGTGTGTAAGATGAGGGTTCTATGGGTTGATCTATGAACATCGTCAACTGTTAGGTATGGCGTATGGATGGCTAGGTGTGGGTCAAAAAGTGATTATGGTATCGCCGGAGATTTTGGTTCAACTTTTTGTAGTTTCCAAAGACATAGTTTACATATTTATCTTCATGTCTCACAACAGCCCGTACAATACGCTCGATTCAAACCCTGTCTCgacaccttcaccacccctaTCTCCTACCAAGAGTCCCTCGCTATCCATCGTGATGTTTCCACACTCCACCTAGTTTACCGTCAAGCAATTACATAAGCCCGCATGGCTCAGTGGTAGAGCGCATCACTAGTAATGATGAGGTCGTCAGTTCGATTCTGGCTGTGGGCAGTTCAAACATCCTAACTATCGACGAAGTTGACTTTACTTTTGTATTTTTGCCCCTATCCTTTTTTCATCCTCTTACGTGACACCGTTAGGTCAAACAAACCCcttttgcccctttttccCCACATCGCCTCCGTCGAGTAAGAAACCAAGTAGTTTACCGCAAACATATACAGACAGACAAACATATATGTTGTTGACCTTAGGCATCATGAAACACagagggaaagaaaaaagtgcGCAAAAGGTGATTGATTATGTTGGATCTTGTTCATTCTGCAAAGGATAAGATCATGATATTGAACGATAAATCAAAATGTGCCATGCCCGAAGGGGGCCTACTATCACATCGCACATACACAGTCTTCACCCTTATTCGTATACTGATTCAATTTCCCCTTCTCAAGATTTACTCAACAGGccaccccaaaaacaacataAACATGATGTACAACCCATCATTCCGATCTCTCATTGCTACTACTCTTCCATCATTAATACAAACAAAAGTAACACAAAACAAAATATACATAACAagccccgccccccctccattAACTCCCAGATTTGTTTCCcaataaaaaatataaaaaaacaGCCCTcgacgaaaaaaaaaaaaatgaatcCCACACCTTGCCCGCCTGCTAAACCAGCATGCACAAAATTGATATCAttcaaacaacccccctcccccgcccctctTTCTTCCATACCCCTCAagcccccttcctcttctcctcaaccGGCGTCCCAACCTCGCTCTCCAGCGCAGTAATATTCGTCTCTGTCCCCAAAGCAGCAGGCGGATTAGTCCAGTCACTagccccatcatcaaaatcCGACTCCTCACTACTACTGAactcgtcatcaccaccacgagGAGTAACAACCGTCGTGCCACTGCTGACCTTTCTCAACTTGTCTCCAGTCAACGTGGGCTCTTCAGCTTCTTTTTCATTCTCAGACTCCGACTCAGACTCCGACTCAGCTTCGACATGCTCAATATCATCGTCAGTAAACTCAGAGGCCGCGTCGTCAGCAGTCTTGGTTTCAGTTGTGGCGGCTTCAGTCTTGGGCTGGTCgatgacctcctcctcatcctcggatTCAGACtccgacgaagaagacgcctcctccagctcgggCGAAGAAGCACGGGAAGAAGCAGCGGCCTTGGCAGCGGCAAAAGCAGTCCCATCCTTTtgctcaacctcttcctcgtcattATCATCCTCAGACTCactgctctcctcctcctcaacaacaggagcagcagcccccTCAACAGGAGTAgcctcatcaccagccaccgactcagcctcatcctccgaTTCATCAACCGGAatctcatcaaccttgaTCTCCTCAGTCTCTTGGGGAATCtcaacctgctcctcctcatcttccttgACAACCGGGACATTCTCcttatcctccccctccacctctcgATCCCCCATCAAATCCCCATACCCCTTCCCAGCCTTGTTCCCACTCGCAGCCCTGCTCTTAGGCGTAGCCGCCATCGGAGTCCAGCTCTCCTTCCTAAGGCCCCTGCTcgcagcaccgccagcagGGTTCCTAACGCTCTGGCTTCTCTTGATGCCGCCGGCAGGGATGTTATTGCTGATCTGCGTCAAGCTAAAGTTCCTCTTAGCCTCAGGACTGAGACCAGACTGAGCAAGCGCGATACTGATCGCAGCCGAGGTCCCCCTAGCCTTGTTCGGACCGGCAGTATCAAGCGGTTGCTGTCCACTAACAACCCTCTTTCTGCTCAACGTAGACGAAAACTCCCTGTTGCCGCCACCGGGAACCTTCTTCTCGGGCAGGCCGCTGGCAGTCTTCTTCATGAGCAACACCTTGGAAAGATCCATGACACCCTCCAGCACCTTGCGCTCCATGTGCTCGGACTGGGTGGTGagatcttcaacctcctcacgGCGGAACTTGCAGGCAGCCTCGAGAGTAGACAGCTCAGAGCAGAGGTTGTTCTTGCGCGAGTTGAGATCCTCTTGGTCAAGGCGCAAATCAGCCAGGCTGGTCTTGATacgctcctcttcctccttgagctcggccaagaaggcaGTCTTGAGATTGTCATGCTCAACGCGGAGGGCGGCATTGGCTTCCTTGACTCTGGTCTCTTCTTCCATGAGGTTAGAGAGCAACTCAATCTTGAGACGGTCATTGTCCTCCTTCATGGAAGCACGAAGCTCTTCTTGCTCAGCCTTAAAGGTGGCCTTGAGAGCCTCTTGCTCAGCTTTCAGCTGGGCCTTGAGTTGTTCATGCTCCTCCTTGAGTTGGGCCTTGGCCTGCTCATACTCTTCCTTCAGAGCAGCCTTGAGCAAATCATTCTCCTCCTTAAGGGTGACCTGGAGCTTGTCGTTATCGGCGCGGAGCTGCTGATTGACCTCGCGAAGTCtgagctcttcctcctggAAGCTCTTGATGAAGCTCTCACGGAGAGCCTCCTGGTCAGCGCGAAGGCCGGCATTGATCTCCTTGAGAAGCGACTCTTCCTCTCTGAGATTGGCAAGATAGGTGTCACGGATGGTCTGCTGCTCTTCCCGGAGGGCATCGTTCAACTCCTTAAGcctgtcctcctcttcacgaAGGTTGGCCAAGAAAGTCTCCTTGAGCTtatcctgctcctccttcaagGCAACATTGGTCTCCATGATGCGTGCTTGCTCTTCCTTGAGGTTGGCGATAAAAGACTCCTTGAGCTGGTCTTGTTCAGCCTTAAGGGCGACGTTGGCTTCCATGATCCGGGTTTGCTCCTCCTTCAGATTAGACAAGAAAGTCTCCTTGAGGagctcttgctcctccttgAGGGACGTGATCGTCTCCTTGAGTCGGGCCTCTTCGCTCTGAAGGTTGGACATGAAGGCAATTGTAATCTGCTCCTGCTCTTGAGGAAGAGTGACAGAGATATACTGCTTGAGGCGCTCCTGTTCCTCGCGAAGATCGGAAATCTGAGCCTCAacctgctgcttctcctcaAGCTTGCGCTCCAAGGCAACGATGGTCTCCTGAAGtgtcttctccttgtcctcatGCTCATCGGCGATGCGTTGAGTCTGAGCAGCAatgaagatggcgagctCAGCAGCAGTAGCCTTGACCTGAGAGTGAACCTCGTCAAGAGTGTCCAGCCGCCCGAACGCCTTGTCGGCAACCTCAGTATGGCCGACAAGAACATCAAGCTTCTCATTGACAGCAGTGTCATCGTACTTTTCGACAGGAATCTCAACGCGCTCCTGGATAGCCTGGGCCTTGGTGTGGAGCTGCTCATAATGCTGACCAACCGTCGAGACGAAGTCTTCAAGGGTCTGAAGAATCTTGGGCTGGTACTCGGCAACCTGGTCATTGACACTGCCGACCTTGGTGATGGCCTCTTGAACTGTGTCACGAGTGAGGGAATGTTCAGTCTTGGCCTCAAGCTGGCCTTCATCAGACTTGGTAACAAGCGCCTCAACCCGCTCAAACACAGTCTTGGaagcctcctccatcctctccatcgaGTCGGTGACAGCAGACCCAAGAGTATCAACCAGTTGTTTGAGCTCCTCAGCAATAGCCTTGTTGCCAACAACTGCCGCCTCCATGTTGGCATCTCGCTTCTCACCCTTGGCAGCCCGTTCCTCATGAAGAAGCTGGAACTCGTCATACTTGCCCATCAGATCAGCAATCCGCTCATCCAATTTGGCAATGACAGTGTCGCTGGCGGCTTGAACCTTCTCGTTGGTCTCCAAGTTGGCAGTCGAAAAACCAGCCTTGGACTCCTCGACATCAGTCTTGAGAGCATCAAGCATAACCTTCAAGTCGTCGCCAACAGTGTCGTTCTTGGTAATAGCCTCCTTGATAGTAGTGCTGAAGCCATCAAGCAAAAGATGAATCGAGTCCACCCCCTttgccccctcctccagcttgcCCCTCAACACGCCATGGAAGTCCTCCAAAATAGCCTtgacctccccaacccgctCACCGACACCGACAATCTCCGCCTGCCTATCCTCCGTTGCTTTCTGGGCATCCAGAGCATGGAAATCCATGCACTCCTTCAGCTCCCCAAGCTGAAGCTCGAGGTTGTCCATGTTCTCCTTTGTAGACAGCGAAGCCAAATCAACCTTCATGATGTTCTCAATAAGCACCTTGGTATCAAGACAAACTGCCTCGACAGCCTCGACGTCGGTCTTGGTGATTCGCTCGGGGTCGTCCAAAGCCTTCTCATGGCGCTCTTTCATCTCGTCAAAAGCAGCAACGACCTGGTTGACCAGTGACTCGACCTTGAGAATATCTTCCTTCTGAGAAACAATCTCCAACTGGCTAGCCACGCCACCCACGCTCTCTCTAGTCTCGAGGATGAGCGTCTCCAACGCGTCGATGTTATCCTTCTTGGATAGGGTGTCAACATGACTGACCAGGCCGGCAAGGGATTCTCTGGTCTCCAGAATGAGTGCCTCCAAAGCATCGATATGATCCTTGCGCACGCCCTGCTCGCCGTCAATGAGATCGTCCAGACGAGCCTTGGTATTGCGAAGAATGGTCTCGATggcctcaacatcctccctAAGGGCGGGCTCATCATTCTCGCTCGGTACTCTTGGTTCCCTTGGCTTGCGGGGGGGCGGATCGCGGGTTGACATCTCAATCACCGTCGCCTGGATCTTCTTGAGTGCATCCTCCATCGAAGCAAGTGGGACTTGACTCGGCAACTTGGCAACTGACTCCTGTACCTGGCGGATCGTATCCTCCATGCGGCGGGCGTCTTCCTTGGACATGGCATCGGGATCAGGAACAGAGGTAGCCTGCATCACCTCAACCTTTTTGCCCAGCTGGGTAAGCAAGGTCTCAAGATTTTTGATATCATCTTTCTGGACGGTTTTCTCAACAGGGATGATAGCTctggccttgatctcctcctcgtcgttgtcctgggccttcttcaccaaagCTAGCTCGTTGCTGGTGCTCTTCCTCATGTCATCGATATCGGCTCTAACGCTATCGAGGCCAGCTTTCAGAGCTTCCAAAATTTCGTCATTGGCGGTGAGGTCGGCAGGCTTGTCGCGGAGGTTGTTAATGCTGACTCGGATATCGCCCAGGCCTTCCTGAAGCGCGTCGAGAATCTCAGTCAGCCCGGCAATCGGCCGTGAAGAAACCTCAGCCCTCAGGCTTGAAAGGCCCTCCTGAATAGCCATGAGAACTTCCTGGGTGTACATGCCAGCCTGTGGGGTGACAGGCACCATGCTGGAGTTGACAACCTCCCGGAGAGactcgagctcctccttgaGCATGGTCTTGGAACTGTCAGTCGATTTGAGCACCAGCTCGCCAACCTCGTCGCGGAAGCCATCAAGAGTTTTGAGCAAGTCCTGCATGAACTCTTCCTTGTCCTcggaagatgatgattcgCCCTTGACGCGGTCAACGTAAGATTCAATCTCGGACCTGAGCTTCTCAAGACCGTCACTGTCAACGGTGCTCTTCTTGGACTCTTCAGTAGCAGCCTTGAACTCGGCAACCATGGTGTCCCTAATCTCCTGCAACTTGGCGAGAACCTCTTCATTACTGGCAGCTGGGCTAGTGGCATTGGCAGAAATAACTGCGGACCCAGATGACAGAGTCTGAAACTCCTTACGAACAGACTCGATCAAGTCGGTAGCAATCTCAGTCGTCAGATCAACCTCCTGAAGGCCACGCTTAACAGCCGCGACCATAGCCTCGGGGTCTTGGCTCTTGGCTGAATCTCCTTGCTCAAGCTCCTTTTTGACGATATCAATCACATCGGCCGCGATCTCAGTGGAAAGATCTAAAGCCCGAATACCTTCCTTGACAGCGTCGACAACATCAGCCTTGGACAAGTCAGACTTGGTTGCACCTGAGCTGGAACCAGCAGCGGCCGCAAAGTCAAAGCCATCGAGTGTAGTCTTGACAGCATCTGACACATCAAGCGAAAAGTCGAGCGAGTCGAGGGCGGACTTGACGGCCTCTTCAATGTCGGATTTCGAAACTGATGAGCCAGGGGAGGCATTCATCGGAATCTCGGAACCAGAAAAAGATGGGTGCGATGGCATAGGAATATGAGAGCCCGTACTAGCGCTTCTGGGCACCAGCGCCCTCTCATTGTTGGCCGAATGAGAAGAGCTGCCAAAGTTGTGGTCCTCCAGCACTTTCTTGACGGCCTCTGCCACAGACTTGGAGAGCGTGTTGGTCAAGTCCATCTTTTCCAAGCCATCCTTGACGGCATC from Podospora pseudoanserina strain CBS 124.78 chromosome 6, whole genome shotgun sequence carries:
- a CDS encoding hypothetical protein (COG:S; EggNog:ENOG503NZ83), with translation MAPVERDTPRDLRHQHSASLSDHGRALVPMWDSSDPERAPPPLPLNPQSPIVSRTGTSSAIQSAHAALAEKARENAALVPHVPKHQRLEVSPERPLPIPGMAPTPLGANTHRRMNSLQPTSVKDMSMMIEAGSSPARELPVQRSPEKNTRPVTPSRNARNSWIEPKDEKDYFGHSGDDRTTLKPGPSLTPIIRPTARRATHQSILGENTPPPSATMLALQNMSTQSNTHLPSTNTNLYSSPMGPKPPPPSIEPEKPQSPPPQPQAHSQPLGDITNNSHAMVQVAKVPESLDLLSNQILTLTDIATTLQKEMSLLSRRSRDNATDLLSLKEATNARDEDIRKSLRDLITESKARAANRDLYGGPLLLEGRHHTTSPTQLSKSVRPFSLPRIPSPNSFAASFDRESMLSTPSLVGSETGTNSTTVTLVEKIIRDMATKEGQENLGHKLSDLAGKLSGMATADKIEELARFIKENQQQAVIAAAAGGAGGGGGGGNKNRSWDVGEDDDDDSPSNSSRLLQGGGDVNEEVYKAIKTVKDSLANAGGLTAEVKALVVKLRGEVLHMGRDLGQKFEELLAEGVLSNGEGDGNKADMQRIIEQGLAQMSEQMNKILRDYRYTGGSGGDASTEAHALTGPREAHQFDSQELYNAMRAALKDTHPRTPDLRREDVMQAVKDAWEKYKPEIEIQQIGLEREEVLECLAQGLADFKRPLGATKDEVFSAVAEGLRNYQPPKVEMLRKQDILEVVTECLGEWEVPQPPKAGDEVTREDVLDAVREGLLALPPPPEPKGVSRDDIIDAVADALDAFDFSKTVSEALVTQPVTKGDVAEAVRQALKGLDLSDDMLDAVQEGLRGQEEKVRQAVEQGLKGFDIEALAAMIPRPDLSRVDVADAVKEGLEFLDLSRDDVADAVKDGLEKMDLTNTLSKSVAEAVKKVLEDHNFGSSSHSANNERALVPRSASTGSHIPMPSHPSFSGSEIPMNASPGSSVSKSDIEEAVKSALDSLDFSLDVSDAVKTTLDGFDFAAAAGSSSGATKSDLSKADVVDAVKEGIRALDLSTEIAADVIDIVKKELEQGDSAKSQDPEAMVAAVKRGLQEVDLTTEIATDLIESVRKEFQTLSSGSAVISANATSPAASNEEVLAKLQEIRDTMVAEFKAATEESKKSTVDSDGLEKLRSEIESYVDRVKGESSSSEDKEEFMQDLLKTLDGFRDEVGELVLKSTDSSKTMLKEELESLREVVNSSMVPVTPQAGMYTQEVLMAIQEGLSSLRAEVSSRPIAGLTEILDALQEGLGDIRVSINNLRDKPADLTANDEILEALKAGLDSVRADIDDMRKSTSNELALVKKAQDNDEEEIKARAIIPVEKTVQKDDIKNLETLLTQLGKKVEVMQATSVPDPDAMSKEDARRMEDTIRQVQESVAKLPSQVPLASMEDALKKIQATVIEMSTRDPPPRKPREPRVPSENDEPALREDVEAIETILRNTKARLDDLIDGEQGVRKDHIDALEALILETRESLAGLVSHVDTLSKKDNIDALETLILETRESVGGVASQLEIVSQKEDILKVESLVNQVVAAFDEMKERHEKALDDPERITKTDVEAVEAVCLDTKVLIENIMKVDLASLSTKENMDNLELQLGELKECMDFHALDAQKATEDRQAEIVGVGERVGEVKAILEDFHGVLRGKLEEGAKGVDSIHLLLDGFSTTIKEAITKNDTVGDDLKVMLDALKTDVEESKAGFSTANLETNEKVQAASDTVIAKLDERIADLMGKYDEFQLLHEERAAKGEKRDANMEAAVVGNKAIAEELKQLVDTLGSAVTDSMERMEEASKTVFERVEALVTKSDEGQLEAKTEHSLTRDTVQEAITKVGSVNDQVAEYQPKILQTLEDFVSTVGQHYEQLHTKAQAIQERVEIPVEKYDDTAVNEKLDVLVGHTEVADKAFGRLDTLDEVHSQVKATAAELAIFIAAQTQRIADEHEDKEKTLQETIVALERKLEEKQQVEAQISDLREEQERLKQYISVTLPQEQEQITIAFMSNLQSEEARLKETITSLKEEQELLKETFLSNLKEEQTRIMEANVALKAEQDQLKESFIANLKEEQARIMETNVALKEEQDKLKETFLANLREEEDRLKELNDALREEQQTIRDTYLANLREEESLLKEINAGLRADQEALRESFIKSFQEEELRLREVNQQLRADNDKLQVTLKEENDLLKAALKEEYEQAKAQLKEEHEQLKAQLKAEQEALKATFKAEQEELRASMKEDNDRLKIELLSNLMEEETRVKEANAALRVEHDNLKTAFLAELKEEEERIKTSLADLRLDQEDLNSRKNNLCSELSTLEAACKFRREEVEDLTTQSEHMERKVLEGVMDLSKVLLMKKTASGLPEKKVPGGGNREFSSTLSRKRVVSGQQPLDTAGPNKARGTSAAISIALAQSGLSPEAKRNFSLTQISNNIPAGGIKRSQSVRNPAGGAASRGLRKESWTPMAATPKSRAASGNKAGKGYGDLMGDREVEGEDKENVPVVKEDEEEQVEIPQETEEIKVDEIPVDESEDEAESVAGDEATPVEGAAAPVVEEEESSESEDDNDEEEVEQKDGTAFAAAKAAASSRASSPELEEASSSSESESEDEEEVIDQPKTEAATTETKTADDAASEFTDDDIEHVEAESESESESENEKEAEEPTLTGDKLRKVSSGTTVVTPRGGDDEFSSSEESDFDDGASDWTNPPAALGTETNITALESEVGTPVEEKRKGA